The Zea mays cultivar B73 chromosome 7, Zm-B73-REFERENCE-NAM-5.0, whole genome shotgun sequence DNA segment TGGTGCCGCGTCGTTGGGCAATGCTGGTGTCAGCAGCCAAGGCAGTGGCGATCGGTCGGAGGAGAAACCTGTGACTTCTAGTCCTGAGAAGCTTCCAGGGGTTAAGTCCAGTGATGTAGATGGTTCAGACAAGAAAACGGGAGTTCAGCTGGAGAGCAGTAGTTCGCAGCCTGCTGTCAAGAGGATCAGAGTTGAGACTGTCCATGGTGATGGCAATGGATGCAGTGGAGGCGCATCTAAGTGTGGGACTGGTGGAAAAATGCTGCCTCGGGGGCTCCCAGCATGGCGGTTTGAGAGGCCAGAAGTAAGGGGAGGGCGTGTTCTGGATGACAAAGGTGGGGTGAGTATGAAAGCAAGCAGTGCTTCAAAGATGAAGGAGCAGGTATCAAGTTTGGGTGACAAGAGACAGGCAGAGCTGCAGAAACATGAAAGAAGGACACCATTGAAGACTGATCAGGGCAAAGCAATCGATTCTGGCCAACAGGAGGTTTTAAGGTTGCAAGGGAAAAGGGGTGTTTTAAGGATATTGCCAAAGAATGATAAGGTGACCAGGGATACTGGTGATGGTAAGATTCTGTCAAGGCAAACTGAGGTGGATGAGGAGACTGGTAATGGCAGGATTCCAACAAAGCGAGGTGTTTTAAAGCTCCTGCCGAAGAACAATGGTGCTGTGATGGAGAGTAATGAATGCAAGCTTCTGTCCAAGAAGGTTAAGGTGGATGAGGAAACTGGGGATGACAAGATGCCAATGAAGAAAACTAAGGTGGTTGATAAGGAGACCAGTGATGGCAAGATTCTTGCAATTACAACTAACTTGGATGCAGAGTTTGGTGGCCATAAGTTGCCAATGAAGAACTGTACTGTGGACATGGAAACTGTTGCTGGGAAGTTTCAGCAAAAGAACAGTAAGGCAGATGGAGAAACCAAAGGGAGATATAAAGGATATGAAGAGAAAAGTGGCGCCCCTGCAGAATTTCAGAAGCATGATGCAAATGGTGAGAAGAGAGTTCTGGGAAAGCTACTCTCTCCCGTTGCGCTgaggaaaagtgatccaagcgtagTGGGAGTTTCTTTGGGCCAGAGAATGAAACAACAAAATTCAAAGCAACAACTGAAGAACTATTCTCTGAGCTTGAAAGATGATAGCACTAAATCAAGTGAACAGAAGAATCTGAAAAAAAGATTGCTTGAGCATAAAGGGTCATCAGAGAGTTTGTCAAAGAAGGCACAACTGAAAGCTGTTGATCAGCAAGCCACATCTGGCCCTGTGCTCAACAAGCTTGAAAAGAAGCCAAGAGGAGGACCCCTCAACAAACATAAGCAGGATCTCAGGAACAAGATAAAACATGTGCTTTTAGATAATGGGTGGAAAATTGACCTAAGGCAGAGGAAAAACAAAGATTATGAAGACTCAGTCTATGTTTCTCCTACCGGGACTGGCTATTGGTCAATCACTAAGGCTTATGCAGTTTTCCAAGAACAGTTTCAAAATATGGGTCGCTCATCTAAACTTAATAATACTAAACCAGGTGCTTCAGATGCTATATCGAAGGATGATCTAGCATTGCTAAAAAAGAATATAGTAAAGAGAAGGACTAATAAGGAAATTTGTGGTGCTGAAAAGAAACCTGGGGTTAGCAGAAACAGAAGCTCTAAAGATATCCTTGCTAATAGAGATTTTAGAAACAAGCATCAGAACAAGGAGGATAGGGTAAAAATTAAAGATCGGAGATGTGGGCTTCTTGTCCGTGGGAGTACCCATGATACTGAAGATAACATGGATGGCTATATTCCATATGAATGGAAGCGTACATTATGTTCATGGATGATAGATCTGGGGGTTATTTCTGAAGACATGCATGTCAAATACATGAACAGCAATAGAACCAGGGAAATGTTGGCAGGTAAAATTACCAGGGAGGGTATTTTCTGTGGGTGCTGTTCCAAGATTCTCACAATAGCGAAGTTTGAACTTCATGCTGGTTCAAAAGAGAAGAAGCCCTATGCAAACATCTTTCTGGAAGGTGGTAAGGTATCTTTGTTGCAATGCTTACTTGATGCATGGGAGAAGCACACACAAAGTGAAAATAAGGGATTTTACAAGATAGATAAAGGCGACGATGAACATGATGATACTTGTGCTATTTGTGGGGATGGTGGCGATTTGGTGTGCTGTGATCACTGTGCTTCCACTTTTCATTTGGACTGTTTGGGAATTAAGGTATGCATACAGATATATATATGTGCTACAACACTTTTGTTTGTTTCAAATAGGTCTGTTGGGGGTGGGTCGGGGGATGCACCCCTAGATTGTCTATTCTGTCGTTGGATGCATTTatgtttatttaatttatttataaCAATTGCCTCTGCAGCTTCCCTCTGGCGATTGGTATTGTCGCAGCTGTTTATGTAGGTTCTGTGGTTTTCCCCAAGAAAAGCCATCATCTTCTCCTGAGTTATTACTTTCTTGTTTGCAATGTTCAAGGAAATGTAAGACTTTCTACTCTGTGCATCTTTCTCTCTATGTGCATCTGTACATTTCCTTACACAGTAATTTTGCACTTTGCAGATCACCAAACTTGTTCATCTGGAACCGGGACAGACTCTGGTTGTACCATGCCTGGTACCTCTATTGATTGCTTTTGCAGTCCAGGATGTAGAAAGGTACCGAGTTTTGCTTCAGTATTTTAGAGTTTCTTGGGTAGCAGACTATACCATATATTATTATATTATAATGTTCATCCTGGATGATCATGCTTCTGAGCAGCATGGCTAACTTGAATCATATCATTCAGGGGTTCTATTAAAAGGCATTACCGATAAATCTCCAGCAAAATTGCAGCTGAAGCAACATGCAAAAAGTATTTACCATGTTAATACAATTTGCCTTAGCATTCTATTAGCCCACGAATTTTCACATTTCCTTACACATCTGAGTTAATCATTGTCAATTGTCTTTAGAAATGTATTGTATCTGCTGTTTTTTCCTTGTATATCTATGTTCTTTTTATAAACAGGGACACTAAGGTTCTTCTATTCTTTGAAATAACACAGATTTATAAACGATTAAACAAGCTTCTTGGGATAAAGAATCATATGGAGGCTGGATTTTCATGGAGTCTGGTTCACTGTTTTGCTAATGATCAGGCCATGCCCAATAAAAATAAAGAAAAGTTGGCACAGTGCAACTCCAAGACAGCCCTTGCTTTCACAGTTCTGGATGAGTGCTTTCAGCCACACATTGACGATAGAAGTGGAATTAATATGATTCACAATGTTGCATATAATTGTGGGTAAGTATGCCTTCCATCTCTTGATTCATTGTGGTTATAATTCCATAGAAGATCAAGATAAATGGTTTTCCTGAATTAGCTGCAATTGCAACAGACCAATAAATCTTGGATCTAGGAATTTTGTTTCCTTACCCTTCACTTTTCTTTTAAGTTTACAAGAGCATGTCTAGGAATTTGGAAGTACCTAGGGAGTTAGCTGTAACATCTCTAGAGCTGTTATTTCTGTCTTTGTATTCTTTGGATTCCACTTGATTGTTCATCACGCAAGTTTTCTTGATTTTTTTAAATCTCAATATTGCAGTTCTGATTTCAGTCGTTTAGACTTCAGTGGTTTCTATGCATTTATCCTGGAACGGGGTGATGAAGTAATAGCTGCAGCATCTGTAAGGTACATTTGTATGTTCATATGGTGTTATATTTTGTTATACTAATTTCAGATTCACTCCTTGGTTGCAAGGAATCTCAGTGTTTGTTGGAAACTACTTGTTGTGGACAGGGGCTTAGTAGCAGTGGGCAATGAAACAAATACTGTAACAGGGTTTGACACGAGTTTCTGTAAAACCTTGCAAGTCAGAGTTATTGTTTGATTTGGTTTCTAGTCAAGTTGGTTGGACATTTTTCTAATTGTGTGTTTAAAGCTTCTTAGGACTTCAAATGAAATCCATCTCTGAGAAAATTCTAGCACTATGCCAAGTGTTATGGTCGGTATCCAATATGCCTGGCAGCATAAACGCATCATGGCTAAGTTTCGTTGCTTTTGTAGACTAGTTTTCTAAAATATTGCAGATTGGTTTGTTAAGTTAGAGTCCTACATGGATACATATAGATTGGGTTGTTAAGTTAAGAGTCCTAGATGGATACATGTGAGTTGTATACGGACTATATAACGACCCTTAGATCACGAATAAAGATTCAAGCAGGCAATTATATTGCCAAGCTTCCCCTAAAAGCACGtattgttcatccatgggtactGTTCATGCGTGGACAGTACCGCACACCTCCTTGATCCCTGCTTTCCTCCTTCATCCTAACCCTAAGACGATTGCAACTTCCCTCAAAGGCTCACATTCATGATGTTTTCCATGTGGTGTTGGAGAGGCTTCTAAGGTATTCAGTTTTTTTACCTGAGATATTACATGGGCGTGTCATCCCTGGCCCTGAAAAAGTGATTAAAGCTCAACTGAATCGTGGAGTGCGCTAAGTTTTGGTGCATTGGGTAGGCAGGCCAGCTATAAATTCCTCATGGAAATAATTGGAAGAATTTAAGCGAAGATTTTCAGATTTACGGCTTGTGGATGAGCTGTTAGTTGGGGAGGGGGGAAATGTTATGGACTCTTTCTATGGCCGCCAATACCAGAGAAGGCACAACCAGGCAGGACAACCAAACTGAGAAGGAAATAGCAACGGAGGTGGCTAAGATTTGACAATCAGATAAGTTTAGAAACATAGATATCCTCAAACAGCTCGTTTAGGAGTCGGTTTGCTGCTTCCTATTGTGAGTCGGTTTATTGTTTTCTAGTTTGTTTGGATTGGTCAGTTGGTTTTTCAATTGAGTCAGGGGCGCATACCTCGATATAAATGCAGTGCCGTTGCGAGTGGGCAGTTGATcggcccgttagtgatggggggccagggttcgggggttttctcggccgggaccatgtttcggtctcttaatataataccgggagagCGGTCTTTCCTTCCCCGGTcgagtttttttttgtttttgttgtGAATTTATGAATCCTAACATAGTTTCATTTCTAAAATGCTTCATTTTTTCCCTGCATGATTCAGGATTCATGGAACTGATTTAGCAGAAATGCCATTCATAGGCACAAGAGGCATGTATAGGCACCAAGGGATGTGTCGTCGACTACTGAATGGAATTGAATCGGTAATTTACTTGCCCTTCCCAGCTGTGCATTTGTGTGAGTACTAGAGCTTGCAGTCACTTGCTGTCAACTGTAGTTTCTCCTTGTTCATACTTCACATGTCTTGCTTACTATGTCTTTAAAGATATTTCTGCCTTGTTCTGTTTGACTTTACCTTCACATAGGCTGGTGATGTTAACAGATTGGGTAATATACAACTGTACAGTTAATCCTAGTCTGCAGAATTGTCTAACTCATGTGCTGGTATAGTGGTATCaatatgtgaaagtcgcctagaggggggtgaatagggcgaaactgaaattctcaaaaataatcacaactacaagccgggttagcgttagaaatataatcaagtccgcaagagagggcacaaaacaaatcgcaagcgaatagtgaagtgagacacgcggatttgttttaccgaggttcggttctctcaaacctactccccgttgaggaggccacaaaggccgggtctctttcaacccttccatctctcaaacgatccctcggaccgagtgagcttcttttctcaaatcaaagccgggaataaaacttccccgcaagggccaccacacaattggtgcctcttgacttgattacaattgagtgttgatcacaagagcaagtgagaaagaaaagaagcaatccaagtgtaagagctcaaaagaacacgacaaatctctctcgctaatcactaaagccttttgtggaattggagaggatttgatctctttggtgtgtctagaattgaatgcctagctcttgtaagtggttgagaagtggaaaacttggatgcaatgaatgtgggggtggttggggtatttatagccccaaccaccaaacttgaccgttggtggaggctgtctgttcgatggcgcaccggacagtccggtgcacaccggacatgtccggtgcccccgccacgtcatcactgtcgttggattctgaccgttggagctcctgacttgtgggcccgcctggatgtccggtgcacaccggacatctcctgttcattgtagggtgc contains these protein-coding regions:
- the LOC103631995 gene encoding uncharacterized protein; this encodes MGSDREGRGSEAVAASKPRKRQLVMESSDSEADEFCISTRQNASGAASLGNAGVSSQGSGDRSEEKPVTSSPEKLPGVKSSDVDGSDKKTGVQLESSSSQPAVKRIRVETVHGDGNGCSGGASKCGTGGKMLPRGLPAWRFERPEVRGGRVLDDKGGVSMKASSASKMKEQVSSLGDKRQAELQKHERRTPLKTDQGKAIDSGQQEVLRLQGKRGVLRILPKNDKVTRDTGDGKILSRQTEVDEETGNGRIPTKRGVLKLLPKNNGAVMESNECKLLSKKVKVDEETGDDKMPMKKTKVVDKETSDGKILAITTNLDAEFGGHKLPMKNCTVDMETVAGKFQQKNSKADGETKGRYKGYEEKSGAPAEFQKHDANGEKRVLGKLLSPVALRKSDPSVVGVSLGQRMKQQNSKQQLKNYSLSLKDDSTKSSEQKNLKKRLLEHKGSSESLSKKAQLKAVDQQATSGPVLNKLEKKPRGGPLNKHKQDLRNKIKHVLLDNGWKIDLRQRKNKDYEDSVYVSPTGTGYWSITKAYAVFQEQFQNMGRSSKLNNTKPGASDAISKDDLALLKKNIVKRRTNKEICGAEKKPGVSRNRSSKDILANRDFRNKHQNKEDRVKIKDRRCGLLVRGSTHDTEDNMDGYIPYEWKRTLCSWMIDLGVISEDMHVKYMNSNRTREMLAGKITREGIFCGCCSKILTIAKFELHAGSKEKKPYANIFLEGGKVSLLQCLLDAWEKHTQSENKGFYKIDKGDDEHDDTCAICGDGGDLVCCDHCASTFHLDCLGIKLPSGDWYCRSCLCRFCGFPQEKPSSSPELLLSCLQCSRKYHQTCSSGTGTDSGCTMPGTSIDCFCSPGCRKIYKRLNKLLGIKNHMEAGFSWSLVHCFANDQAMPNKNKEKLAQCNSKTALAFTVLDECFQPHIDDRSGINMIHNVAYNCGSDFSRLDFSGFYAFILERGDEVIAAASVRIHGTDLAEMPFIGTRGMYRHQGMCRRLLNGIESALGSLSVQKLVVSAVTEMENTWTTGFGFKPVAPSKKQRMKSLNLLIMNGTGLLEKRLLPTQTVDGQITTKTANAVGSDKMDAKMLGEASGSVTPIHVSSEPDASDNREINRHESPHPLGNSAGLTLDQSPAADENEAKITTERTPPVSIGDAKTVKVHTLPGATCGVNLQCMVEAENIQQEKYKETNGRLIAENTISEQKCEDRSNSSRSNSCATPVTVDQCSHLSNEIGKGDNCLSSEVSVGAAPITGKTESSLTSVHCANQEDEKAYAAPVDTKIPLVIMDEKPDKHEFKTMVVGCSQGSMEPKSLENRTSIVNGTSMDAYRDKIPNEDHSASAVDTGVSVKLYAQQMETIEEKTGSVLPDSEHSSSCKDVLVTLTESKPLKNDILEMDDAVIKVGMTGQSFNEAGITAPALNISDPVGENVVKPTQTCGEGQLRGEDVIYSNNVMEDDLTSRAC